A single genomic interval of Lacrimispora sphenoides JCM 1415 harbors:
- the ymfI gene encoding elongation factor P 5-aminopentanone reductase — protein sequence MARKTVLITGASRGIGKAIAFKFAKKGYNVVINCLHSEDRLAQVKKELEAYQVTCLSCMGDMGDMDQCQALFEQVRKQFGTLDVLVNNAGISYIGLLQDMSTDAWDRIVRTNLTSVFNCCKLAIPGMVEKKQGKIINISSVWGISGASCEVAYSATKGGINAFTKALAKELAPSNIQVNAVACGAIDTEMNQFLEEDELIDLIDGIPSGRLGKAEEVADLVYHLGYKNSYLTGQVIGLDGGWL from the coding sequence ATGGCCAGAAAAACAGTACTCATCACCGGAGCTTCCCGGGGGATCGGAAAAGCTATTGCTTTTAAATTTGCAAAAAAAGGATACAACGTGGTCATTAACTGCCTCCACAGCGAGGACCGTCTTGCGCAGGTTAAAAAGGAGCTGGAAGCTTATCAGGTAACTTGTCTTTCCTGCATGGGGGACATGGGAGACATGGACCAGTGCCAGGCTCTCTTTGAACAGGTGCGCAAGCAGTTTGGCACACTGGATGTCCTCGTTAACAACGCAGGCATCTCCTACATCGGGCTTTTACAGGATATGAGCACAGATGCCTGGGACCGGATTGTCCGCACCAACTTAACATCAGTATTTAACTGCTGTAAGCTGGCCATTCCCGGAATGGTTGAAAAAAAGCAAGGAAAGATTATTAACATCTCTTCTGTATGGGGAATATCAGGTGCCTCCTGCGAAGTCGCTTACTCCGCCACAAAGGGCGGCATCAATGCATTTACAAAGGCTCTGGCTAAGGAGCTGGCTCCAAGCAATATCCAGGTCAACGCTGTTGCCTGCGGTGCCATTGATACGGAAATGAATCAATTCCTGGAGGAAGATGAATTAATTGATCTCATCGATGGAATACCGTCAGGGCGGCTGGGAAAAGCAGAGGAGGTAGCCGATCTGGTATACCACCTGGGCTATAAAAATTCTTATCTGACCGGACAGGTCATCGGCCTTGACGGAGGCTGGCTTTAA
- a CDS encoding ADP-dependent glucokinase/phosphofructokinase, producing the protein MKIEEKYIETYEKMELLIGSRIKNNAFTALGYTSNLDVLCDFQIEIFNQLLNRYLPNADLVKMKAAKEITSMEEFLETIVFYCRHGIGGEVDISDFHIIRDTFAIKEGMGGTATQGAMALAAVGCPSIVHLTDDSKEVCDILNSPYIYTVSKEGVMVHTDQIQQTAEQEIHYIIQFKKGDIICLNRRKITIPTSNRLIITKITVNEMLPFSASYFSYIEAHAADIKSNVLSSFNAIQDKDILEQRLAYVKEHIKKYKANNKNGIIYFEDAHYHNKEVRQLCLETLYPYIDILSLNEEELEYTLNMYDFPIVTDDIFSCIRGASYIKERYSVKKGVIVHTKNYSMYLGKTLNADIEKGLMLGNLLATAKAVNGWYGTKEQIGEVIKLPLSEKGIRYRELILNEHFTCEVILVPSKYIDKPKYTIGLGDSFVAGVQMCLE; encoded by the coding sequence GTGAAGATCGAGGAAAAATATATTGAAACATACGAAAAAATGGAGCTGCTGATTGGATCCAGAATTAAAAACAATGCTTTTACAGCTCTGGGTTACACGAGTAATCTGGATGTTTTGTGTGATTTTCAAATAGAAATATTCAATCAACTTCTGAACAGATATCTTCCGAATGCTGATTTGGTCAAAATGAAAGCGGCAAAAGAGATAACCAGCATGGAGGAATTCTTAGAAACTATTGTATTTTATTGCAGGCATGGGATCGGCGGAGAAGTAGATATTTCAGATTTCCATATTATCAGGGATACTTTTGCAATAAAAGAGGGCATGGGCGGAACTGCAACCCAGGGGGCCATGGCTTTGGCTGCAGTAGGATGTCCTTCCATCGTCCATTTGACGGATGATTCGAAAGAAGTATGTGATATTTTAAATTCCCCATATATTTATACGGTCTCCAAAGAAGGAGTAATGGTTCATACGGATCAGATCCAGCAGACAGCGGAGCAGGAAATACACTACATCATTCAATTTAAAAAGGGTGATATAATCTGTCTTAACAGACGGAAGATTACAATTCCAACATCAAATCGGCTGATCATAACCAAAATTACGGTAAATGAGATGCTTCCCTTCTCGGCTTCCTATTTTTCCTACATAGAAGCTCATGCTGCAGATATTAAAAGCAATGTTCTGTCAAGCTTTAATGCCATTCAGGATAAAGATATTTTAGAACAAAGGCTGGCTTATGTAAAAGAGCATATCAAAAAATATAAAGCAAATAATAAAAATGGGATTATCTATTTTGAAGATGCACATTACCATAATAAGGAGGTTCGGCAGCTGTGCCTGGAAACACTTTATCCATACATTGATATTTTGAGCTTAAATGAAGAAGAATTGGAATATACCCTAAACATGTATGATTTTCCCATAGTAACCGATGATATCTTTTCCTGTATCAGGGGAGCATCTTATATAAAGGAAAGATATTCTGTAAAAAAAGGGGTTATTGTACATACCAAGAATTATTCTATGTATCTTGGAAAAACGTTGAATGCAGACATTGAAAAAGGCTTAATGCTTGGCAACCTACTGGCGACTGCAAAAGCGGTCAATGGCTGGTATGGAACAAAAGAGCAGATCGGAGAAGTTATAAAGCTGCCATTAAGTGAAAAAGGAATCAGATACAGGGAATTAATATTAAATGAGCATTTTACCTGCGAGGTCATTTTAGTTCCGTCTAAATACATTGACAAACCAAAGTATACCATTGGATTGGGGGATTCTTTTGTTGCAGGTGTCCAGATGTGTTTAGAATAA
- a CDS encoding ketose-bisphosphate aldolase produces the protein MLLNMKELLTVANENNFAVPAFNISSYAMLNGIMEASEEENAPVIISIHPDELSHIGVDVISAIRQRAYKSNIPVCIHLDHGASFEQVMAAIQAGYTSVMIDGSSLPFEENIALCKKICEAAHAANVSVEGELGTIGTTDSTETDNQIIIYTKPDDAVTFVKETGVDTLAIAIGTCHGLYPAGMKPELKLDLLKEIKSKVTIPLVLHGGSNNPDKEIGEAVTLGVNKINISSDIKVAYYNKMREVLSDNSLREPNMIEPPCMKAMKEVAYHKIRLFKANGKAALY, from the coding sequence ATGCTGTTAAACATGAAAGAACTGTTAACGGTTGCAAACGAAAACAATTTTGCGGTACCTGCATTTAACATCAGCTCCTATGCGATGTTAAATGGAATTATGGAGGCTTCAGAAGAAGAAAATGCACCGGTTATTATTTCAATCCATCCGGATGAGCTGAGCCATATTGGGGTAGATGTCATTTCCGCAATAAGACAGAGGGCTTATAAGTCAAATATACCGGTTTGCATTCATCTGGATCACGGTGCTTCTTTTGAGCAGGTCATGGCAGCGATTCAGGCAGGATATACATCTGTTATGATTGACGGTTCAAGTCTTCCCTTTGAAGAGAATATTGCTCTATGCAAAAAGATATGTGAAGCAGCACATGCAGCCAATGTATCTGTAGAAGGCGAACTTGGCACAATTGGTACAACCGATTCTACAGAAACAGATAATCAGATAATTATTTATACAAAGCCGGATGATGCTGTAACGTTTGTAAAAGAAACAGGTGTTGATACACTGGCAATTGCAATAGGAACATGCCACGGATTATATCCTGCTGGCATGAAACCGGAATTAAAGCTGGATTTATTAAAAGAGATCAAGTCAAAAGTAACGATTCCGCTAGTGCTTCACGGAGGATCTAATAATCCGGATAAAGAAATTGGGGAAGCAGTAACATTGGGGGTAAATAAGATCAATATTTCCAGTGATATCAAAGTGGCTTATTATAATAAAATGAGAGAAGTTTTGTCAGATAACAGCCTGAGAGAACCAAATATGATTGAACCACCTTGCATGAAAGCCATGAAAGAAGTGGCGTATCACAAGATCCGTCTTTTTAAGGCAAATGGAAAGGCTGCACTTTATTAA
- the yajC gene encoding preprotein translocase subunit YajC gives MLSATGGTMGVGFWVIYIAVIFGFMYFIAIRPQKKEKKKQQEMFANIAIGDSVLTSSGFYGVIIDMTDDTVIVEFGNNKNCRIPMQKTAIVQVEKAQA, from the coding sequence ATGTTATCAGCAACAGGCGGTACCATGGGCGTGGGCTTTTGGGTCATTTATATCGCAGTGATCTTTGGCTTCATGTATTTTATTGCAATCAGACCACAGAAGAAAGAGAAAAAGAAACAGCAGGAGATGTTTGCAAACATTGCAATCGGAGACAGCGTTTTGACCTCAAGTGGATTTTATGGTGTCATCATTGATATGACGGATGATACGGTTATCGTAGAGTTCGGCAACAATAAGAACTGCAGAATTCCTATGCAGAAGACTGCTATCGTTCAGGTGGAAAAAGCACAAGCTTAA
- a CDS encoding MurR/RpiR family transcriptional regulator — translation MMLDKPVLDVIKDNYGKIFSAEKKVADYVLEHPQEAVDANVSELAKASGVSDATVVRMCHHLGYKGYYQFRLMLAKDVGREEGEEIEELQNTPNPVMKIFQKYVNSLTAVAESINEEDMKSCVNLIKSCKQAHILAVGNTTPLALYMGFRLGRLGVKCTNDISPEYFLNHVNLADKEDIIIAISQSGSSRQVIQGMELAKEKGLKMMAITGYRQSPISELADYVLISNGRKESFDYYKNYAHLKETALIDALLELLTNWKKIEETDADKPEVILSEYKY, via the coding sequence ATGATGCTAGACAAACCTGTACTAGATGTGATCAAGGATAATTATGGAAAAATTTTCTCGGCAGAGAAGAAAGTGGCAGATTATGTTCTGGAACACCCGCAGGAAGCAGTAGATGCAAATGTTTCTGAATTGGCAAAGGCTAGCGGAGTGAGTGATGCAACGGTTGTGCGTATGTGTCATCATCTGGGGTATAAGGGATATTATCAGTTTCGTTTGATGCTGGCTAAAGATGTTGGAAGAGAGGAAGGAGAAGAAATTGAAGAGCTGCAGAATACTCCCAATCCAGTAATGAAAATTTTCCAAAAGTATGTGAATTCATTAACAGCGGTAGCAGAAAGTATTAACGAAGAAGATATGAAGTCCTGCGTGAACCTGATAAAGTCATGTAAACAGGCTCATATTTTAGCGGTAGGAAATACAACCCCGCTTGCACTTTATATGGGCTTCCGGTTAGGGAGACTGGGTGTAAAATGCACCAATGATATCTCACCGGAATATTTTTTAAATCATGTGAATCTTGCTGATAAAGAAGATATTATTATAGCAATTTCTCAATCTGGAAGTTCCAGACAAGTGATACAGGGGATGGAATTGGCCAAAGAGAAAGGCCTTAAGATGATGGCCATCACCGGATACCGGCAATCGCCCATATCGGAATTGGCAGATTATGTATTGATCTCAAACGGAAGAAAGGAATCCTTTGATTATTATAAAAATTATGCCCATCTGAAGGAGACGGCATTAATTGATGCTTTGTTGGAGCTGTTAACAAACTGGAAAAAGATTGAGGAAACGGATGCCGATAAACCAGAGGTTATTTTATCTGAATATAAATATTAA
- a CDS encoding PAAR-like protein gives MANESVKAGVKVTREAAYIGDFKFKFQGNLIEKYIEMKGAGKLEDYEKEVMELMVKHYAFYGQFQEENEYVTRGSILRCSGGNKMITFDILNDHGVEKAGSPLGICTDCKANENIHTFGECKRPTPEGYPERPIVIPTLKSRLPFIMHKCIPILNGSWSKTKSSKVKIWDESVGKYVDAITTGDFLVCLYGGIIEVIEVPTVNRTKGSGYPLNDYKTTTNSNLIGTGSSKNYITLAQLKSFNFEYDRQTYINKLAGYTANDFQGIVSNATAYLNEIQNHLDYLNNEFSSISDQDIVSNFNYYIEKYGIGKYDESVLMFMAITAQESLYGKRIAETWSSSLGYAYNQRGGGYSQLTGTTSSNPTGNQVPFMTSIGYSSNDISSILDLPFHIATYLPMSSACYSWTKGNAISCDITTNVIEYGINKGAEMKLIYLAVSYAINGGYTKSGLQTLLNGKIYSEPSTPPIGWADRKNSFNKAIGIFSNGSSTFNAF, from the coding sequence ATGGCAAATGAATCGGTAAAGGCTGGAGTTAAAGTTACCCGCGAGGCTGCGTATATTGGAGATTTTAAGTTTAAATTTCAGGGAAATCTCATTGAGAAATATATTGAAATGAAAGGTGCCGGCAAACTGGAGGATTATGAAAAAGAAGTCATGGAGCTGATGGTCAAACATTATGCATTTTATGGGCAGTTTCAGGAAGAAAATGAATATGTAACAAGAGGATCAATTCTACGGTGCAGCGGAGGGAATAAAATGATTACATTCGATATCCTGAATGATCATGGGGTGGAAAAGGCTGGTTCCCCCTTAGGAATATGCACTGATTGTAAAGCGAATGAGAACATACATACATTTGGAGAATGTAAAAGACCTACGCCGGAAGGATATCCCGAAAGACCTATTGTGATTCCAACTCTAAAGTCCAGATTACCGTTTATCATGCATAAATGTATTCCTATTTTAAATGGAAGTTGGAGTAAGACTAAGAGTTCTAAAGTGAAGATATGGGATGAGTCGGTAGGAAAGTATGTTGATGCCATTACTACAGGAGATTTTCTAGTATGCCTTTATGGAGGAATAATAGAGGTTATAGAGGTTCCAACAGTAAATAGAACTAAGGGTTCGGGGTATCCACTAAATGATTATAAGACGACAACAAATTCCAATCTGATAGGAACCGGTTCTTCAAAGAACTATATTACTTTGGCTCAATTGAAAAGTTTTAATTTTGAATATGACAGACAAACCTATATCAATAAGCTTGCCGGTTATACTGCTAATGACTTCCAAGGAATTGTCTCAAATGCCACAGCATATCTTAATGAAATACAAAATCATTTAGATTATTTAAACAATGAGTTTAGCAGTATTTCCGATCAAGATATTGTATCGAACTTTAACTATTATATTGAGAAATATGGAATAGGAAAGTATGATGAATCAGTTTTAATGTTTATGGCTATTACGGCACAAGAATCCTTGTATGGAAAAAGGATAGCTGAGACGTGGAGTTCCTCTTTAGGATATGCTTATAACCAAAGAGGTGGAGGGTACAGCCAGTTAACAGGCACGACGTCATCTAACCCCACCGGAAACCAGGTTCCGTTCATGACATCCATCGGATATTCGAGCAATGATATTAGCAGTATACTGGATTTACCATTTCATATAGCAACATATTTACCAATGTCATCAGCATGTTACTCATGGACAAAAGGGAATGCTATAAGCTGCGACATAACGACTAATGTTATTGAATATGGCATTAATAAGGGGGCCGAGATGAAGTTAATATACTTAGCAGTAAGTTATGCTATAAATGGTGGTTATACAAAATCAGGATTGCAAACACTTCTAAACGGAAAAATATACTCAGAACCAAGTACTCCACCAATTGGTTGGGCGGATAGAAAGAACTCATTTAACAAAGCAATTGGTATCTTTTCAAATGGTTCAAGCACCTTTAACGCATTTTAA
- a CDS encoding carbohydrate ABC transporter permease: MVGKKKWYIKTLIMILLITGAFFSGFPILWMLLSSFKPNAEIFAWPPTWISESFSLNAYISIFHNPEKVRFFINSYCIALIVVIFTLIIGILASYSFSRFDFPGKGVINTVIVSVQAVPPITLLIPYLSLIVSLKLYNTFGALILTYMLFTLPYAILMITGYMNTLPKDLDEAVMIDGGSRFMALWTVLVPVSIPGLVSVGMYTFMQAWNEYLFALALTKTNEMRTVPVGISLLMGQHAYEWNQMMSMSVLGSLPVLILFLFFQRYFIAGMTAGAVKN; encoded by the coding sequence ATGGTAGGAAAGAAAAAGTGGTACATAAAAACACTAATTATGATCCTTCTGATAACCGGAGCATTCTTTTCCGGATTCCCTATATTGTGGATGCTGCTGAGTTCATTTAAGCCTAATGCGGAAATCTTTGCTTGGCCGCCAACATGGATATCAGAGAGTTTTAGCTTGAACGCCTATATTTCAATCTTTCATAATCCTGAAAAAGTCAGATTCTTTATCAATAGTTACTGCATTGCATTAATTGTAGTGATTTTTACATTGATCATTGGAATACTTGCATCTTACAGTTTCAGCCGTTTTGATTTTCCAGGAAAAGGTGTTATTAATACAGTCATTGTCAGTGTGCAGGCAGTACCCCCGATCACCCTTTTGATTCCATATTTAAGCCTGATTGTCAGCCTGAAATTATACAATACATTTGGTGCATTGATACTGACGTATATGCTGTTTACATTGCCCTATGCGATTTTGATGATCACCGGATATATGAATACTCTTCCGAAAGATTTGGATGAAGCTGTAATGATTGACGGCGGTTCAAGGTTTATGGCTCTTTGGACAGTACTGGTTCCTGTATCAATACCTGGCCTGGTTTCGGTGGGAATGTATACATTCATGCAGGCCTGGAATGAATATTTGTTTGCATTGGCATTAACGAAAACAAATGAAATGCGTACCGTACCGGTGGGCATTAGCCTGCTGATGGGGCAGCATGCATATGAGTGGAATCAAATGATGTCAATGAGTGTATTAGGCTCCTTACCTGTATTGATCCTGTTTTTGTTTTTCCAGCGGTACTTTATTGCCGGAATGACAGCGGGAGCTGTAAAAAATTAA
- a CDS encoding sugar ABC transporter permease, with product MAKVREMIKKKSSGKMSQTMKKKCEPYLYLLPTIVLMLLLLIIPICMVVRYSFFDNVIIIKDPVFVGLKNYVMILSDKTFFVAVKNTLFFVGASVVMHMLLGMLFAILLNTSYIGINMKAFFRVIYVLPWMFTASVIAILWKMMMNPNGIINYLLQIANLTSSQIEWLGSRNFALFSVTLINIWAGYPFYMVSILAGLQGIPTDLYEASAIDGANAVQQYFRITIPQLKPIIISLLMLDFVWTIQQFALIWMTTGGGPINATEMISTFIYKRGFSKYQYSQASASAVILLVVCSVIAVFYVRHQRERD from the coding sequence TTGGCTAAGGTAAGAGAAATGATAAAAAAGAAAAGCAGCGGTAAGATGTCACAGACCATGAAAAAGAAATGTGAACCATACTTATATCTCCTGCCAACAATTGTGCTTATGCTTTTATTGTTGATTATCCCGATCTGTATGGTGGTCCGATATTCTTTTTTTGACAATGTTATTATCATAAAGGATCCTGTGTTCGTTGGTTTAAAGAATTACGTCATGATATTATCAGACAAAACATTTTTTGTTGCAGTCAAAAACACATTGTTTTTTGTTGGTGCCAGTGTAGTGATGCACATGCTTTTAGGAATGCTGTTTGCCATACTCCTCAATACAAGTTATATAGGAATTAATATGAAAGCATTTTTCAGAGTGATTTACGTACTGCCCTGGATGTTTACAGCATCGGTTATCGCAATATTATGGAAAATGATGATGAATCCCAATGGGATTATCAACTACCTGTTACAAATTGCAAATCTTACGTCGTCACAGATCGAATGGCTTGGTTCCCGGAATTTCGCCCTGTTCTCAGTAACCTTGATAAACATATGGGCAGGCTATCCATTTTATATGGTCAGTATCCTGGCAGGACTTCAGGGGATCCCCACAGATCTTTATGAAGCATCGGCAATTGACGGTGCAAATGCAGTACAACAATATTTCCGCATTACAATCCCTCAATTAAAACCTATTATTATTAGCTTGTTAATGTTGGATTTTGTGTGGACGATACAGCAATTCGCCCTGATTTGGATGACCACAGGCGGGGGACCAATTAATGCGACAGAGATGATAAGTACTTTTATTTATAAAAGGGGATTTAGTAAATATCAATATTCCCAGGCTTCTGCATCAGCAGTGATCTTACTGGTTGTATGTTCTGTCATAGCTGTCTTTTATGTGCGGCATCAGAGAGAGAGGGATTGA
- a CDS encoding XAC2610-related protein: MHKKPIIFTIFLFCCIGGGIISKANLLAVENSTAEYSVDHEINSKDVLDSATTDMLKAPVPDQYSKYINVQATEHMPDLSFELIGKIEEDDYNTNFYYPVKLVIKADTKIIQEIQFDEDDFAPCTLDTFDFEYGDFKFDGYGGFKILSTSMGKNPSYYFWVWDKTENSFIESQDLKIVGSISFDYDNQVINVTNRGSATGHEFTSYKYIDDKLTLIEKVIDPDKDGYRKTYKLVNSELELIETIESQLK; the protein is encoded by the coding sequence ATGCATAAAAAGCCAATTATTTTTACAATCTTTTTATTTTGCTGTATTGGAGGGGGAATCATATCGAAAGCAAATTTATTGGCGGTCGAAAATTCAACAGCAGAATATTCTGTTGACCATGAAATCAACTCTAAAGATGTATTAGATTCTGCGACAACAGATATGTTAAAAGCCCCAGTACCAGATCAATATAGCAAATATATAAATGTTCAAGCAACAGAACATATGCCAGATTTAAGTTTTGAGTTAATTGGTAAAATTGAAGAAGATGATTATAATACTAATTTTTATTATCCTGTCAAGCTGGTTATTAAAGCTGATACAAAGATAATACAAGAAATTCAATTTGATGAAGATGATTTCGCCCCTTGCACATTAGATACTTTTGATTTCGAATATGGAGATTTTAAGTTTGATGGTTATGGCGGATTCAAAATTTTAAGCACTTCAATGGGAAAAAATCCTTCTTATTATTTTTGGGTTTGGGATAAAACAGAGAATAGCTTTATTGAGTCCCAAGATTTAAAAATAGTTGGATCAATTTCGTTTGACTATGATAATCAGGTAATTAATGTTACCAACAGAGGCAGTGCTACTGGACATGAATTTACGTCATATAAGTATATTGATGATAAATTAACATTAATCGAAAAGGTTATAGATCCCGATAAAGATGGCTATAGAAAGACATATAAATTAGTTAATAGTGAACTAGAGTTAATTGAAACCATTGAAAGTCAATTAAAATAA
- a CDS encoding ABC transporter substrate-binding protein yields the protein MKVSKFMEKSLAAMMAAGMAVSLIGCGSQPTKTTQSETAQPAAGAQETTAESVTSGGDVTLEFQQWWGVELPDGVLKEICDGFTEQSGVKIELLSNPYADTKTQIAAGAAAGTMADVVGLDGAWVYDFAKQGSIANMTELMSSDGYDDGQLSDQIKVDGNTYMIPVVNFAYPMYVNKDLLASAGITEVPKTWREFAEACKKVAAANKGVAGWAIPLSTESPSGIQNNFMSWLWASGGTMLKDGKPALTDNPLMTDTVDFVKNLFDAGVVAPGAYSMKEADMVEEFTNGRVAFMTDSLAHLTTIKKEAPGLNFEFMPVPVKEGYTGKSGMDVANWGIGVAENCDHKAEAMKFVEYLMSPEVNAKLAVFANAFPGNVNANPDYSKADELFVEAYELYQKCYAINEFTGLPTSEELMRQFDEQLQLYIDGDTAAAADMLSATQEIWEGAFK from the coding sequence ATGAAAGTGAGCAAATTTATGGAAAAAAGTCTGGCTGCCATGATGGCAGCAGGTATGGCGGTCAGCCTGATTGGATGCGGAAGCCAGCCAACAAAGACCACACAGTCAGAAACAGCACAGCCGGCAGCTGGTGCACAAGAGACAACAGCAGAAAGCGTAACAAGCGGGGGCGATGTTACATTGGAATTTCAGCAATGGTGGGGCGTAGAATTGCCTGACGGTGTCCTTAAGGAGATCTGTGATGGATTTACAGAACAATCAGGGGTTAAAATCGAATTATTAAGCAATCCTTATGCAGATACCAAGACACAGATTGCGGCAGGCGCAGCAGCAGGAACCATGGCAGATGTAGTGGGTCTTGATGGAGCCTGGGTGTATGATTTTGCAAAACAGGGTTCCATTGCAAATATGACGGAGCTGATGTCATCAGACGGTTATGATGATGGACAATTATCTGATCAGATAAAGGTAGACGGAAATACATATATGATCCCGGTTGTTAACTTTGCATATCCCATGTACGTGAATAAAGATTTATTGGCATCAGCAGGTATTACGGAGGTTCCTAAGACATGGCGGGAATTTGCGGAAGCCTGTAAAAAGGTTGCGGCGGCAAATAAAGGTGTTGCCGGATGGGCAATCCCTTTATCAACAGAATCGCCAAGCGGTATTCAGAACAATTTCATGAGCTGGTTATGGGCTTCTGGCGGAACTATGCTGAAAGATGGGAAACCGGCTTTGACAGATAATCCACTTATGACAGATACTGTAGATTTTGTGAAAAATTTATTTGATGCAGGAGTCGTTGCACCAGGTGCTTATTCTATGAAAGAAGCAGATATGGTAGAAGAGTTTACAAATGGCCGTGTTGCATTTATGACAGATTCACTGGCACACTTAACAACAATTAAGAAAGAAGCACCTGGCTTGAACTTTGAATTTATGCCTGTTCCGGTAAAAGAAGGCTATACAGGAAAGAGTGGTATGGATGTGGCTAACTGGGGAATCGGTGTTGCAGAAAACTGTGACCATAAAGCTGAGGCCATGAAGTTCGTGGAATATTTAATGAGTCCCGAGGTAAATGCCAAACTTGCAGTATTTGCAAATGCCTTTCCCGGAAATGTAAATGCCAATCCGGATTATTCGAAAGCTGACGAGCTATTTGTAGAAGCATATGAATTATATCAAAAGTGTTATGCAATCAATGAATTTACGGGACTTCCGACTTCAGAAGAATTAATGAGACAGTTTGATGAGCAATTACAGCTGTATATTGACGGCGATACGGCAGCGGCAGCAGATATGCTGTCTGCAACACAAGAGATTTGGGAGGGAGCATTTAAGTAA
- the trxB gene encoding thioredoxin-disulfide reductase produces MNEIYDVVIIGSGPAGLSAAVYGKRAELKMVVIEKEMASGGQVLNTYEVDNYPGLPGINGFDLGMKFREHAEKLGAEFSTDEVLRIEASDGKFTVVGEERTYATKTVIISTGAQHRKLSVIGEEELTGMGVSYCATCDGAFFRNKVAAVVGGGDVAIEDAIFLARMCKKVYLIHRRNKLRGAKTLQTQLFNQKNVEIIWDTVVEEIEGGDQVESLTIKNAKTEESKKLAVDGVFIAVGINPQSEAFNNLVEMDHGYIKAGEDCETNVPGIFAAGDVRTKQLRQVSTAVSDGANAITSVERYLTRI; encoded by the coding sequence ATGAATGAGATTTATGATGTGGTGATCATCGGGTCCGGGCCCGCAGGGCTTTCGGCTGCGGTTTATGGTAAAAGGGCTGAGCTTAAGATGGTAGTAATCGAAAAAGAGATGGCAAGCGGCGGCCAGGTCCTTAATACTTATGAAGTGGATAATTACCCGGGGCTGCCTGGAATTAACGGCTTTGATCTTGGAATGAAGTTCCGGGAACACGCAGAGAAGCTGGGAGCAGAGTTTTCCACAGACGAGGTCCTTCGGATCGAAGCGTCTGACGGGAAATTTACCGTAGTGGGAGAAGAGAGGACCTATGCGACAAAGACAGTCATCATCTCTACCGGAGCCCAGCACCGGAAGCTAAGCGTGATCGGAGAAGAGGAGTTAACAGGCATGGGAGTTTCCTACTGTGCGACCTGTGACGGTGCATTTTTCCGCAATAAGGTGGCAGCAGTTGTGGGTGGCGGTGACGTTGCCATTGAAGATGCCATTTTCCTGGCCAGAATGTGTAAAAAGGTATACTTAATTCATAGGAGAAATAAGCTGAGGGGGGCAAAGACTTTGCAGACCCAGCTATTTAACCAAAAAAATGTGGAAATCATCTGGGATACCGTGGTAGAGGAGATCGAAGGCGGTGATCAGGTGGAATCCCTGACCATAAAGAATGCAAAAACCGAGGAATCGAAAAAGCTTGCGGTAGACGGAGTGTTTATCGCAGTAGGAATCAACCCGCAAAGCGAAGCGTTTAACAACCTGGTGGAGATGGATCATGGCTATATAAAGGCCGGCGAGGACTGTGAAACCAATGTTCCCGGAATCTTTGCAGCCGGTGATGTGCGCACCAAACAGCTTCGGCAGGTTTCCACAGCTGTTTCAGACGGCGCAAACGCAATTACCAGTGTAGAGCGGTATCTGACTCGAATCTAA